A window of Tolypothrix sp. NIES-4075 contains these coding sequences:
- a CDS encoding type II toxin-antitoxin system Phd/YefM family antitoxin → MDVIHVHEAEQHLDAVINKSVESHTPVIITGDENQAVLVALEDWNAIQETLHLLQVPGMREDILEGMRTPIEECATKEELDW, encoded by the coding sequence ATGGATGTAATTCATGTTCACGAAGCAGAACAACATCTTGATGCTGTTATTAACAAGAGCGTAGAATCTCATACACCAGTGATAATTACTGGGGATGAAAATCAAGCCGTACTTGTTGCTCTTGAGGATTGGAACGCAATTCAGGAAACATTACATTTACTTCAAGTACCTGGTATGCGGGAGGATATCCTTGAAGGAATGCGTACCCCTATTGAAGAGTGTGCAACAAAAGAGGAACTTGATTGGTAA
- a CDS encoding BrnT family toxin codes for MEFEWDETKAATNLKKHSVSFEEAKTVFDNPLALIFDDEAHSTDEQREIIIGHSQSNRLLLVCFTERPNAIRIISARLATRREREDYEQNA; via the coding sequence ATGGAGTTTGAGTGGGATGAAACCAAAGCAGCAACTAACCTTAAAAAGCACAGTGTTAGCTTTGAAGAAGCCAAGACAGTGTTTGACAATCCGCTAGCACTTATTTTTGATGACGAAGCTCACTCGACTGACGAGCAACGAGAAATTATTATTGGTCATTCTCAAAGTAATCGGTTGCTGCTGGTCTGTTTTACTGAACGTCCTAATGCAATCCGTATCATCAGTGCCCGTTTAGCCACTCGAAGGGAACGTGAAGACTATGAACAAAACGCATGA
- a CDS encoding ABC transporter permease yields the protein MTQQKPDVTLDGWVEPRRLRRENFIYAIAQLVSKTLVLAELEVRKLRHDPSDLIIRSVQPALWLLVFGQVFTRTRAIPTGNLSYLDFMTPGILAQSVLFVAIFTGGMTLIWERDLGIVQKLLASPVPRAAMVLGKAVGCGVRCLPQILIIYGLALLLGVKINLNLLAFLQVLVIVLLGAGCFCVFSLIIGCLVKSREQFTGLGQLMTMPLFFASNAIYPLSLMPGWLHILSSINPLTYEVDALRGTMIANSSSLYGYGLDCTILLLTLIGLTMICGRLYPRVAM from the coding sequence GTGACACAGCAAAAACCAGACGTAACGCTCGACGGTTGGGTTGAACCGCGACGATTACGACGAGAAAATTTTATTTATGCGATCGCCCAATTAGTTAGCAAAACTCTTGTTTTAGCTGAACTAGAAGTACGTAAACTTCGCCACGATCCCAGCGATTTGATTATCCGAAGCGTACAGCCTGCATTATGGCTGTTAGTCTTTGGACAAGTTTTTACCCGAACTCGCGCTATTCCTACAGGGAACTTATCTTATTTAGACTTTATGACTCCCGGTATTTTAGCTCAAAGCGTGCTGTTTGTAGCAATTTTCACTGGGGGTATGACGCTGATTTGGGAGCGAGATTTAGGAATTGTGCAAAAACTCCTTGCCAGTCCCGTACCTCGTGCAGCGATGGTGTTGGGTAAAGCTGTCGGTTGTGGAGTAAGATGCTTACCCCAGATACTAATTATTTACGGATTGGCACTACTTTTAGGTGTCAAAATTAATCTCAATTTGTTAGCTTTTCTTCAAGTATTGGTAATTGTTCTTTTAGGGGCAGGTTGTTTTTGTGTTTTTTCACTCATCATTGGCTGTCTGGTAAAAAGCCGAGAACAGTTTACAGGACTCGGACAATTAATGACTATGCCGTTGTTTTTTGCCAGCAACGCGATTTATCCTCTATCACTGATGCCAGGATGGTTGCATATTCTTTCTAGTATCAATCCCTTAACTTATGAAGTTGATGCCTTACGAGGTACAATGATAGCGAATAGCTCGAGTCTTTATGGATATGGTCTGGACTGTACAATTCTCTTGTTAACATTAATAGGCTTGACTATGATCTGTGGACGACTTTATCCACGGGTGGCGATGTAA
- a CDS encoding MFS transporter yields MSSSDRKLKKHLKAEAVKQDAFAALRFRDYRLFIIGRVLLFTGFQIRNIAVGWELYDRTGSAMVLGGVGLVQVLPILALTLIAGHIADKYNRKHIMMVTVLLSCLSSLGLAVASYTQAPIYLVYACLLVTGAARAFNKPASDSILWQLIPNNLFTNAATWNSSSFQLASVMGPAIGGYAIASLGSASGVYLLAAFAAFLSFVSVATIKDQPTISSKEPLSIKALSAGAKFVWQNQLILAAITLDLFAVLFGGATALLPIFAKDILRVGPIELGYLQAAPSIGALIMAVILVHSPPLRKAGKALLLSVIGFGVVTIIFGLSHWFWLSLLMLALSGALDNISVVIRQTLVQIRTPDYLRGRVAAINGVFVSASNELGGFESGLAAALFGPVLAVVGGGIGTILVVIAVASIWSGIGKLGALHEYE; encoded by the coding sequence ATGTCTTCGAGCGATCGGAAGTTAAAAAAGCACCTTAAGGCTGAGGCTGTAAAACAAGATGCCTTTGCAGCCTTGAGGTTTCGTGATTATCGACTATTTATTATTGGACGGGTACTGCTATTTACGGGGTTTCAAATTAGAAATATTGCTGTGGGGTGGGAACTGTACGATCGCACTGGTTCAGCAATGGTTTTGGGGGGTGTGGGTTTGGTACAAGTGTTACCAATTCTCGCGCTAACATTAATTGCCGGACATATAGCTGATAAGTATAACCGCAAACATATCATGATGGTAACAGTGCTGCTATCGTGTTTATCTTCGCTGGGGTTGGCAGTTGCTTCCTACACCCAAGCACCAATTTATCTGGTGTATGCTTGTTTGCTGGTAACAGGTGCAGCTAGAGCATTTAACAAGCCTGCTAGCGATTCTATTCTGTGGCAGTTGATACCTAATAATTTGTTTACGAATGCAGCGACCTGGAACAGTAGCAGCTTTCAACTTGCGTCAGTAATGGGACCAGCTATAGGAGGATATGCGATCGCTTCCTTGGGAAGTGCAAGTGGAGTGTATTTACTGGCAGCATTTGCAGCGTTTTTGTCTTTTGTTTCAGTAGCGACGATCAAAGACCAGCCTACCATCAGTTCCAAAGAACCACTTTCCATCAAAGCATTATCTGCTGGTGCTAAATTTGTCTGGCAAAATCAGTTAATTCTCGCAGCTATTACCTTAGATTTGTTTGCCGTTTTGTTTGGGGGTGCGACAGCCTTACTACCCATTTTTGCTAAAGATATTTTGCGGGTAGGACCGATAGAACTGGGATATCTACAAGCTGCACCCTCAATTGGTGCGTTGATTATGGCGGTGATTTTGGTACATTCACCTCCCTTACGCAAAGCCGGAAAAGCTCTACTTTTATCAGTTATCGGCTTTGGTGTGGTGACAATTATCTTTGGCTTATCGCATTGGTTCTGGCTATCACTGCTGATGCTAGCATTAAGTGGCGCACTAGATAATATTAGCGTTGTGATTCGCCAGACATTGGTGCAAATTCGCACTCCCGATTATTTACGCGGTCGAGTTGCAGCGATTAATGGTGTGTTTGTTAGTGCATCGAATGAGTTGGGGGGTTTTGAGTCTGGTTTAGCTGCGGCTTTATTTGGTCCGGTGCTTGCCGTTGTTGGTGGAGGAATCGGCACGATTTTGGTAGTAATTGCCGTGGCTTCAATTTGGTCGGGGATCGGGAAGCTAGGAGCTTTGCATGAGTACGAGTAG
- a CDS encoding type II toxin-antitoxin system VapC family toxin, with product MIVFLDTGVLGLVSSPSNKGEARECKEWFSRLLARSIYVITSDICEYEVRRSLILASFTNPTIKGIENLDELQQVIDFLPLTKSVMREAAQLWAESRSQGIPTADDKNIDADIIIAAQWKILTEEFPARYVVIATTNVSYMLLDIKLNPDIRN from the coding sequence ATGATTGTTTTTCTAGATACAGGGGTGCTGGGTTTAGTCTCATCTCCTAGCAATAAAGGAGAAGCTAGAGAATGCAAGGAATGGTTTTCCCGTTTACTTGCTAGAAGTATTTATGTAATTACGTCTGATATTTGTGAATATGAAGTGAGAAGAAGTTTAATTTTAGCATCGTTCACAAATCCAACAATTAAAGGTATAGAAAATCTTGATGAACTTCAACAAGTAATTGACTTTTTACCTTTAACAAAAAGTGTGATGAGAGAAGCGGCTCAACTTTGGGCTGAGTCTCGAAGTCAAGGAATACCAACTGCTGATGATAAAAATATTGATGCGGATATAATTATTGCCGCTCAGTGGAAGATTTTAACGGAAGAATTTCCCGCACGATATGTTGTCATTGCCACTACAAACGTTTCATATATGCTGCTAGACATAAAACTAAATCCAGATATACGCAATTAA
- a CDS encoding TauD/TfdA dioxygenase family protein: MSSKNFDIVPVAGRIGAEIVGVDLSANLSNDIISDIRKTLVQYKVIFFRNQQLDANGQVAFARRFGEVTTAHPTVPSLTGHPEVLDLNYGRTAARANNWHTDVTFVDRPPLGSILRALVIPPSGGDTIWANTVAAYQDLPIHLRNLADELWAVHSNAYDYAEAAVDLSEETKTYRNVFTSTVYETLHPVVRVHPESGERGLFIGGFVRQIKGLSTTESDDILRLLQSYVNRPENTVRWRWQVGDVAFWDNRATQHYAIADYGKQPRHVQRVTIVGDTPVSIDGKHSEAVKGDSSAYIPSLVTA, from the coding sequence ATGAGTTCTAAAAACTTTGATATAGTACCAGTCGCAGGACGTATCGGTGCAGAAATTGTTGGTGTTGACTTGAGTGCTAACCTCAGCAATGACATTATCAGTGATATCCGCAAGACGCTAGTTCAATATAAAGTGATTTTCTTCCGTAATCAGCAACTCGATGCTAACGGTCAAGTCGCTTTTGCTCGCCGATTTGGTGAAGTTACCACTGCTCACCCTACAGTACCCTCACTTACAGGACATCCAGAAGTCCTTGACTTAAATTATGGTCGAACCGCTGCCCGTGCAAACAACTGGCATACCGATGTGACATTTGTAGACCGCCCACCGCTTGGTTCTATCTTACGGGCGCTTGTGATTCCGCCATCAGGAGGCGATACTATCTGGGCGAACACAGTTGCTGCGTACCAAGATTTACCGATACATCTGCGTAATTTAGCTGATGAACTTTGGGCTGTACATAGTAATGCTTATGATTATGCAGAAGCCGCAGTAGACCTTTCGGAAGAGACTAAAACTTACCGGAACGTCTTCACATCGACTGTATACGAAACCTTGCATCCAGTGGTACGCGTCCATCCTGAGTCTGGGGAGCGCGGACTATTTATTGGCGGTTTTGTTCGCCAGATTAAGGGACTATCAACGACTGAATCAGACGACATTCTTCGGCTGTTGCAATCATATGTAAATCGTCCAGAGAATACAGTTCGTTGGCGTTGGCAAGTTGGTGATGTGGCATTTTGGGACAACCGCGCTACTCAACATTATGCGATCGCTGATTACGGCAAGCAACCCCGTCATGTTCAGCGAGTAACCATCGTCGGTGACACCCCAGTTAGCATCGACGGCAAACACAGTGAAGCTGTCAAGGGAGACTCTTCTGCATATATTCCTAGTTTGGTAACAGCTTGA
- a CDS encoding amidohydrolase family protein: MTIALERPTKKSRSAQIREQLGYPIIDTDVHTQEFEPAFLDYLAQVGGSHIADSFREHLPGAGRYRWFQQSWEERRNYRTARPPFWGRPTKDTLNLATISLPKLLHERLQEAGTDFAVLYPNLATLAPQIKNEEMRRAVCRAANLYHADIFRAYSDRVTPIATIPLNTPEEGIEELEYAVKELGLKAIQIPAYVTRVIPGFEKYPQEVQREATWIDTFALDSAYDYDPFWAKCVELKVVPTTHASGMGWTARRSISNYQYNHIGHFASAGEAFCKALFFGGVTRRFPSLKFAFLEGGSAWGASLYADIIWHWETRNPEVLQNNHPGNVNKEELRELFARYGGAEFRNRFEEIGSGLGFHGKYFAPEDPGELNEFAEAGITKPEDVRDRFLNHFYFGTESDDTRVAYAFHQKANPYGDRVKAFLGSDSGHWDVPDITAITSNAYSFVERGIFSEEDLRYFLSIHPLELYTSLNRDFFKGTGIEKEAEEYLVSVGR; encoded by the coding sequence ATGACAATTGCCCTTGAACGTCCCACAAAGAAGTCTCGGTCAGCACAAATTAGGGAGCAACTAGGTTATCCGATCATTGATACCGATGTGCATACCCAGGAATTTGAGCCTGCCTTTCTCGATTATTTAGCTCAAGTGGGTGGTTCTCACATTGCCGATAGCTTCCGAGAGCATCTACCCGGAGCCGGTCGCTATCGTTGGTTCCAGCAAAGTTGGGAAGAACGTCGCAATTACCGCACAGCTCGTCCTCCCTTCTGGGGTCGTCCCACGAAGGACACCTTAAATCTGGCAACTATCAGCTTGCCAAAGTTGCTGCACGAACGCTTGCAAGAAGCGGGAACAGACTTTGCTGTGCTGTATCCCAACTTGGCAACCCTAGCACCGCAAATTAAGAATGAAGAAATGCGACGTGCAGTTTGCCGTGCAGCGAACCTTTATCATGCAGATATATTCCGTGCTTATAGCGATCGCGTCACTCCCATTGCGACGATTCCTCTGAACACACCCGAAGAAGGAATTGAGGAATTGGAATATGCAGTCAAAGAATTGGGATTGAAAGCAATTCAAATTCCCGCTTACGTTACCCGCGTTATTCCCGGTTTCGAGAAATATCCCCAAGAAGTGCAACGGGAAGCAACTTGGATTGATACCTTTGCTTTGGATAGCGCTTACGATTACGATCCCTTCTGGGCAAAGTGCGTAGAATTGAAAGTTGTTCCTACCACTCATGCTTCTGGTATGGGTTGGACTGCTCGTCGTTCAATTTCTAATTACCAATACAATCACATTGGACACTTTGCTTCAGCGGGTGAAGCGTTCTGCAAAGCTTTGTTTTTTGGTGGTGTTACCCGTCGTTTTCCTTCGCTGAAGTTTGCCTTTTTAGAAGGTGGTTCAGCTTGGGGTGCTAGCCTGTATGCCGATATTATCTGGCACTGGGAAACTCGCAATCCAGAGGTTTTACAGAATAATCATCCGGGCAATGTAAATAAAGAAGAATTGCGTGAATTGTTCGCTCGTTATGGTGGAGCAGAATTCCGCAATCGCTTTGAGGAAATTGGTAGTGGTTTAGGCTTCCACGGTAAATACTTTGCCCCAGAAGATCCCGGTGAGTTGAATGAATTTGCTGAAGCTGGAATTACCAAACCTGAAGATGTACGCGATCGCTTTCTAAATCACTTCTACTTCGGCACAGAATCAGATGATACCCGCGTTGCCTATGCCTTCCATCAAAAAGCGAATCCTTATGGAGATAGAGTAAAAGCCTTCTTGGGTTCTGATTCCGGTCATTGGGATGTGCCAGATATCACCGCTATTACCTCCAACGCTTACAGCTTTGTAGAACGCGGCATTTTTAGCGAAGAAGACTTGCGCTACTTCCTATCTATCCATCCTTTGGAATTGTACACCAGTCTGAATCGTGACTTCTTCAAGGGTACGGGAATTGAGAAAGAAGCAGAAGAATATCTGGTAAGTGTTGGTCGCTAA
- a CDS encoding efflux RND transporter periplasmic adaptor subunit, producing MDSQQETTSRKRHGIGGIGWAVIGAVFFGSLLAIGILPRLSQRSELQAAVKEASTVPSVNVITPRRAAATTNLELPGSVVPLNQTTIYARSTGYLRRWYVDIGDRVRSGQLLAEIDSPDTDQQVLQAKAELAQAQANVSQTRANLAKAISDLKQARANLLIARQTWQRWQVLVKQGAVAQQEADTRYATYQANLANVEAAQNTVNSNSANIKAAQANVYASQANFQRYTVLQSYKKVTAPFSGVITARNVNTGVLISAGSGNTNTSNTTNTNTSNTSLYTIAAYDKLDVNVNVPQSLSSSLQTAQTAEITVKELPQQVFKGKVVRTSNAIDPNTRTLLTQLEVQNSNATLRPGMYATVKFAIDRTDSPFVVPDSALVVNAGGTQVATVTKDQKVHYQKVAVGRDYGTEVEITSGLTGNESLIATPTVDETEGLRVQPVAEKNDPKTR from the coding sequence ATGGATTCTCAACAAGAAACGACTTCTAGAAAAAGGCACGGCATCGGTGGAATTGGTTGGGCTGTAATTGGTGCTGTTTTTTTTGGTAGCCTATTAGCTATAGGTATTTTGCCCCGATTAAGCCAAAGGTCAGAATTACAAGCAGCAGTTAAGGAAGCAAGCACCGTACCCTCAGTTAACGTTATTACTCCCCGTCGTGCTGCTGCTACTACGAATTTAGAACTACCTGGTAGTGTTGTCCCCCTAAACCAAACTACCATCTATGCTCGCAGTACTGGGTATTTGCGGCGGTGGTATGTAGATATTGGCGATCGCGTCCGATCTGGTCAGTTGTTGGCAGAAATTGATTCACCAGATACCGATCAGCAAGTTCTGCAAGCAAAGGCAGAGTTAGCACAAGCACAAGCCAATGTCTCTCAAACTCGTGCTAATTTAGCTAAAGCTATTTCTGATTTGAAGCAAGCCCGCGCTAACCTACTAATAGCACGTCAGACCTGGCAGCGCTGGCAAGTTCTTGTCAAGCAAGGTGCAGTAGCTCAACAAGAAGCAGATACAAGATATGCTACATATCAAGCAAATCTTGCCAACGTTGAGGCAGCACAAAACACTGTTAATTCTAACTCTGCTAACATCAAGGCAGCACAAGCTAACGTCTACGCAAGTCAAGCAAACTTTCAGCGTTATACCGTATTGCAGTCTTATAAGAAAGTCACTGCTCCTTTCTCAGGAGTGATTACCGCACGTAACGTAAATACAGGTGTTTTAATTTCAGCAGGTAGTGGCAACACCAATACTAGTAATACTACCAACACCAACACTAGCAATACCAGCCTTTATACCATTGCTGCTTATGACAAGCTAGATGTGAATGTAAATGTCCCACAAAGTTTATCATCCTCACTTCAAACTGCTCAAACAGCAGAAATTACAGTCAAAGAGTTACCACAACAAGTGTTTAAAGGTAAAGTAGTGCGTACAAGCAACGCTATAGATCCAAATACTCGCACTTTGCTGACACAATTAGAAGTGCAAAATTCTAACGCTACCCTGCGACCTGGGATGTATGCCACTGTTAAATTTGCCATTGACCGCACCGATTCTCCCTTTGTTGTGCCAGATAGTGCCTTAGTTGTTAACGCCGGAGGTACGCAGGTAGCAACTGTAACCAAAGACCAAAAAGTGCATTATCAAAAAGTTGCCGTTGGGCGAGATTATGGTACTGAAGTCGAAATTACCTCAGGTCTGACAGGCAATGAATCGCTCATTGCCACTCCTACGGTTGATGAAACAGAGGGTTTGCGCGTGCAGCCAGTTGCAGAAAAAAATGACCCGAAGACGCGATAA
- a CDS encoding CmcJ/NvfI family oxidoreductase — translation MSLSSPILSKPVLEDLPYVEAVLNYLTPMAEKPVNYTYEPPPGVPRHNGVYQAHKLPIRNARPIIQDLSLDREGFAYALHHSNVRNFYDDSEIQRVYYPEAEQLLKKVTGATQVVIFDHTLRNAQRLQQGESQIKEPVKRVHNDFTAKSGYTRALLELTARGIDNTDELLQQRFAVVNVWRPIAQPVQESPLAVCDAQSIAPKDLVAGDLVYRDRVGETYAITYNPAHRWFYFPQLQPNEALFIKCFDSAEDGRARFAAHTAFEDPTSPADAPPRESIELRALVFYGA, via the coding sequence ATGAGCTTATCCAGCCCAATTTTATCCAAACCCGTTTTAGAGGATTTGCCATATGTTGAGGCAGTTCTCAATTACCTGACTCCAATGGCAGAAAAGCCTGTCAACTACACCTACGAACCACCACCAGGTGTTCCAAGACATAACGGAGTGTACCAAGCGCACAAACTGCCAATCCGTAATGCACGCCCGATTATACAAGACTTATCCCTAGACCGAGAGGGTTTCGCTTACGCTCTGCATCATAGCAATGTCCGCAATTTCTACGACGATTCGGAGATACAGCGCGTTTATTATCCTGAAGCCGAGCAACTTTTGAAAAAGGTGACGGGTGCAACTCAGGTGGTGATTTTCGATCATACTCTGCGTAATGCTCAACGCTTGCAGCAGGGTGAGAGCCAAATTAAAGAGCCAGTCAAGCGCGTACATAACGACTTTACAGCCAAATCTGGCTATACTCGCGCCCTTCTGGAGTTGACAGCACGGGGAATAGATAACACTGATGAGTTGCTGCAACAAAGGTTTGCCGTGGTTAACGTTTGGCGACCGATCGCCCAACCAGTCCAAGAATCTCCATTGGCAGTGTGTGATGCCCAAAGCATTGCACCCAAAGACTTGGTAGCTGGGGATCTTGTATACCGCGATCGCGTTGGCGAAACTTACGCAATTACGTACAATCCCGCACATCGCTGGTTTTATTTTCCACAACTGCAACCGAATGAGGCACTGTTTATCAAGTGCTTCGACTCTGCGGAAGATGGACGAGCGCGGTTTGCGGCACACACTGCGTTTGAAGACCCAACAAGTCCGGCAGATGCCCCACCCCGCGAGAGCATCGAACTGCGGGCGTTAGTTTTCTATGGCGCATAG
- a CDS encoding glutathione S-transferase family protein, which produces MSNIQLYFAKGSTFSQRTRVVLLEKRIDFTPIEIDLQNKPDGFVQISRYGKVPAIKHGDVEIYESAIINEYLDEVFPEPPLLPHDPAAKAIARIWIDYANTRLVPAFNKLLRGKDSTEQEQGRREFLESLLYIEQEGLGKLSGNGQYWLGDKLSLVDISYYPWFERLPLLEHFRKFTLPAETPRLQQWWNVLRDRESIRAVENPTSYYIERFTKILGEPTAVGAAQK; this is translated from the coding sequence ATGAGCAACATACAACTTTATTTTGCCAAAGGCTCTACCTTCTCCCAACGCACCCGTGTTGTTTTGCTAGAAAAAAGAATTGACTTTACCCCGATTGAAATTGACTTACAGAACAAACCCGATGGATTTGTGCAGATTTCCCGCTATGGCAAAGTCCCAGCGATTAAACATGGGGATGTGGAGATTTATGAGTCTGCCATCATTAATGAATATTTAGATGAAGTTTTCCCAGAACCACCTTTATTACCCCACGATCCGGCAGCGAAAGCGATCGCTCGCATTTGGATCGATTATGCCAATACTCGCTTAGTCCCTGCGTTTAACAAACTCCTACGAGGTAAAGATAGCACCGAACAAGAACAGGGAAGAAGAGAGTTTCTAGAATCCCTCTTATATATAGAGCAAGAAGGATTGGGTAAGCTGTCTGGAAATGGTCAGTACTGGTTAGGGGATAAGCTGAGTTTAGTTGATATCAGCTATTATCCTTGGTTTGAACGCTTACCCCTTTTAGAACACTTCCGCAAATTCACGCTGCCAGCAGAAACACCTCGCTTGCAGCAATGGTGGAATGTGTTGCGCGATCGCGAATCAATTCGTGCTGTTGAAAATCCTACTTCGTATTATATAGAGCGATTTACCAAGATTCTCGGTGAACCTACTGCCGTGGGTGCTGCTCAAAAGTAA
- a CDS encoding MarR family winged helix-turn-helix transcriptional regulator, which yields MLGKPSEECAVKVMDTIPLLMRFIRADMRENSVASLSIPQLRSMLFIKRNPGTSLSEVAEHLGVTCATASTTTERLVQRNFIQRTDHPQERRRVVLNLTDEGKHHLEQTLAQTRTHIADLLESLTAEEIAHIEEGLTLLKHVFERSEVKKAP from the coding sequence ATGCTCGGTAAACCCTCTGAAGAATGTGCCGTTAAAGTAATGGATACGATTCCCTTATTAATGCGGTTTATCCGAGCGGATATGCGTGAGAATAGTGTTGCGTCTCTATCTATACCGCAGTTGCGCTCAATGCTATTCATCAAACGCAATCCAGGAACGTCTTTATCGGAAGTTGCGGAACATTTAGGTGTAACTTGTGCTACTGCTTCTACAACTACCGAAAGACTAGTACAGCGTAATTTTATTCAACGTACCGACCATCCCCAGGAAAGACGACGGGTGGTTCTCAATCTTACAGATGAGGGTAAGCACCATCTTGAGCAAACCCTTGCTCAAACTCGCACTCACATTGCAGACTTGCTAGAAAGTCTGACGGCAGAAGAAATTGCACACATTGAAGAAGGGTTGACTCTACTTAAACATGTCTTCGAGCGATCGGAAGTTAAAAAAGCACCTTAA
- a CDS encoding aliphatic sulfonate ABC transporter substrate-binding protein, which yields MITTVKPRYFNIFHRFTLSLVPGLLIATSLTLVGCTQESQKATNQSAASNVSDTKIKTKVLHMGYQQAGDLIRVTKVLEKRLEPLGVKVEWAQFAQGPQLMEAMNVGKIDLGSVGETPPIFAQAAGAQIVYVVGKQNNGRKSAIAVPPDSPIKSVKDLKGQKVVFQKASASHYFILRALEDAGLKYSDIQVQSIPNVEASSAFLEGKIPVWVTGDPHLARAEKLGKVRILRTAEGLDSPGGYYIAGKQFAIDNPELLRIVIEEMDKIERWAEAHPKETAKLIAPEQKLPPDVMELVISRRGYGLTPISPDLIKKQQRVADYFHQNGLLPKPLNVQEAMLTPEQYAAINPPSISQK from the coding sequence ATGATTACTACAGTCAAACCTCGGTATTTCAACATATTTCACCGCTTTACGCTCTCCTTAGTGCCAGGATTGTTAATAGCGACTTCGTTGACGTTGGTTGGTTGCACGCAAGAAAGCCAAAAAGCAACAAACCAATCTGCTGCAAGCAATGTATCGGACACTAAAATCAAAACTAAAGTACTCCATATGGGGTATCAACAAGCTGGGGATCTAATCAGGGTAACGAAAGTATTAGAAAAGCGCTTAGAACCCTTAGGTGTCAAGGTAGAGTGGGCACAATTTGCCCAAGGTCCGCAGCTGATGGAAGCGATGAATGTCGGCAAAATAGATTTGGGATCTGTGGGGGAAACTCCCCCTATATTCGCTCAAGCAGCCGGCGCTCAGATCGTTTATGTTGTTGGTAAGCAAAATAATGGTAGAAAGAGTGCGATCGCTGTTCCCCCAGATTCTCCAATTAAGAGTGTCAAAGACCTTAAAGGGCAAAAAGTAGTCTTTCAAAAAGCTTCTGCCTCTCACTATTTCATCCTCAGAGCTTTGGAAGATGCGGGTTTGAAATATAGTGATATTCAAGTCCAGAGTATACCCAACGTCGAAGCTAGTAGTGCATTTTTAGAAGGGAAAATTCCCGTTTGGGTGACCGGCGATCCACATCTAGCGAGAGCGGAAAAATTGGGTAAGGTACGAATTCTCAGGACTGCCGAAGGGCTTGATTCACCTGGGGGATACTATATTGCTGGCAAGCAGTTTGCAATTGACAATCCGGAATTGTTGCGGATAGTCATCGAGGAGATGGATAAAATCGAGCGCTGGGCTGAAGCACACCCCAAAGAAACCGCAAAGTTAATCGCACCAGAACAGAAATTACCCCCTGATGTAATGGAATTGGTAATTAGCCGTCGCGGATATGGATTGACACCGATTTCTCCTGACTTAATTAAGAAACAACAGCGAGTTGCAGATTACTTTCATCAAAATGGCTTGCTTCCCAAACCTCTCAACGTTCAGGAAGCCATGCTAACACCTGAACAATACGCAGCCATTAATCCGCCATCAATCAGTCAAAAATAA
- a CDS encoding Txe/YoeB family addiction module toxin: MWELRFTKRAQKDAKKLGTAGLKPKAEELLAILEQNPYENPPSYEKLKGDLQGAYSRRINIQHRLVYEVFEEEKVVKVLSMWTHYE, encoded by the coding sequence ATGTGGGAGTTACGCTTTACCAAACGAGCGCAGAAAGATGCAAAAAAGTTAGGCACAGCAGGACTCAAACCTAAAGCAGAAGAGTTGCTTGCAATACTAGAGCAAAATCCCTATGAAAATCCTCCTTCATACGAAAAATTGAAAGGAGATTTACAAGGGGCATATTCTCGTAGAATTAACATCCAGCATCGGCTTGTATATGAAGTGTTTGAAGAAGAAAAGGTAGTGAAAGTCTTAAGTATGTGGACTCATTATGAGTAA